A window of the Butyricimonas virosa genome harbors these coding sequences:
- the rpsL gene encoding 30S ribosomal protein S12 has translation MPTIQQLVRKGRTKIQDKSKAPALDACPQRRGVCVRVYTTTPKKPNSAMRKVARVRLTNGKEVNAYIPGEGHNLQEHSIVLIRGGRVKDLPGVRYHLVRGTLDAAGVNGRLQGRSKYGAKRPKKGAAAAPAKGKK, from the coding sequence ATGCCAACTATTCAACAGTTAGTAAGAAAAGGAAGAACAAAAATCCAGGACAAGAGCAAGGCTCCGGCTTTGGATGCTTGCCCGCAAAGACGCGGGGTTTGCGTTCGTGTGTACACGACAACCCCGAAGAAACCGAACTCAGCGATGAGAAAGGTTGCCAGAGTTAGATTAACCAACGGGAAAGAGGTGAATGCCTACATTCCGGGAGAAGGACACAACTTGCAAGAGCACTCTATCGTGTTGATCAGAGGTGGTCGTGTAAAAGACCTTCCGGGAGTTCGTTATCACTTGGTTCGCGGTACATTGGATGCTGCCGGTGTAAACGGTCGTTTACAAGGTCGTTCTAAGTATGGCGCTAAGAGACCGAAAAAAGGTGCTGCAGCAGCTCCGGCAAAAGGTAAGAAGTAA